One stretch of Microplitis mediator isolate UGA2020A chromosome 9, iyMicMedi2.1, whole genome shotgun sequence DNA includes these proteins:
- the LOC130674175 gene encoding uncharacterized protein LOC130674175, with translation MERPIPLLRMLRATAICFRLRDLIKKSPNSSLKTPITSDEVISALNFCIKETQRIQFSNEINIHSKHAPWPTGHLFARLFAFIDTDGIIRVDGRLENSPNQDQSKHPAILLRNAALTKLIISNAHQRTMHGGTQLTLAFIRQKYWIIGSRQPVRSIVLKCIKCARHRADRAQKLMGQLPVSRVTLSSAFTHTGVDYAGPITLKNWRRRRAKTYKGWICVCVCLSTSAVHLEVVSDNSSTLYSDCGTTFKGAETDLNRLFTQGTQEPGEILDHITVNSIAWHFNPPAAPHMGGKWEAAVKSLKHHLTRSVGESSFTFEEFTTLLTQIEAILNSRPLEPLTEDPDDIDALTPRHFLIGRALSMMPEPALIDTISSRLSRWQFLQQRVQQFWNHWSTSYLQRQLIKFKLGHMYYSLTKGFHQPGGLSLVLSHSTLAKMD, from the exons ATGGAACGGCCAATACCACTCCTACGCATGTTACGAGCTACTGCAATCTGCTTTAGACTCCGTGACTTGATCAAGAAATCACCAAACTCATCACTCAAGACTCCAATTACTTCTGACGAAGTAATCTCTGCACTCAACTTCTGTATCAAAGAAACTCAACGCATTCAGTTTTCAAACGAGATCAACATACACTCCAAACACGCACCATGGCCTACTGGTCATCTATTTGCTCGATTGTTTGCATTCATTGACACTGACGGCATCATTCGAGTAGATGGACGATTGGAAAATTCTCCAAATCAAGACCAAAGTAAGCATCCTGCTATTCTACTACGGAATGCGGCACTCACTAAACTCATCATCTCTAATGCTCATCAGCGTACCATGCATGGTGGTACTCAACTTACTCTTGCATTCATACGACAAAAGTACTGGATCATTGGCAGTAGACAACCAGTACGCTCAATTGTacttaaatgtataaaatgcGCACGACATCGTGCTGATAGAGCTCAAAAACTCATGGGTCAGCTACCAGTATCACGAGTCACTCTATCATCTGCATTCACTCACACTGGAGTTGACTATGCTGGTCCAATAACACTCAAAAATTGGAGACGCAGGCGAGCAAAAACATACAAAGGCTGGATTTGTGTTTGTGTCTGTCTTTCTACGTCAGCAGTACATCTAGAGGTAGTCAGTGACAACAGCTCTA CACTCTACAGCGATTGTGGAACGACGTTCAAAGGCGCTGAAACAGATCTCAACCGTCTTTTCACTCAAGGAACTCAAGAGCCAGGAGAAATACTGGATCACATCACTGTGAACAGTATTGCCTGGCATTTCAATCCACCAGCAGCTCCACACATGGGTGGAAAGTGGGAAGCTGCTGTCAAATCACTCAAACATCATCTTACTCGATCAGTGGGAGAGTCTTCATTTACGTTTGAAGAATTTACGACTCTTCTTACGCAAATTGAAGCTATATTGAATTCAAGACCATTGGAGCCACTCACGGAAGATCCAGATGATATTGATGCACTCACTCCTCGTCACTTCTTAATTGGACGAGCACTCAGCATGATGCCTGAACCAGCACTCATCGATACAATTAGTTCTCGATTGTCTAGATGGCAATTTCTACAACAACGTGTTCAACAGTTCTGGAATCATTGGTCTACAAGTTATCTTCAAAGACAACTCATCAAATTCAAGTTGGGTCACATGTATTACTCACTGACGAAAGGTTTCCACCAACCAGGTGGCCTCTCGCTCGTATTATCGCACTCCACCCTGGCAAAGATGGATTGA